GCAAAGCCACCATTTCAGCAAGAATTTATTTTTAGCAAGAGGGAGGAATGACAAGGAAAATTGTTTTAGGGAAGGTTTTTATGTTTAGAAACAATACATGGTGTCACATTATAGAACATACTTTGTTACAATATCTATTTTTTGTCGGACACCTGCAAATTTTTCATTTTGCGATAAAGAGTGGTACGGCTGACTGCCAGAGCTCTGGCAGTATTACTGATATTGTGGTCACAGGTTTCAAGGGTCTTCTGGATAACGTTTTTCTCCATCTCCTTCAACGTTACATTTCCGGCAAGAATATCAGCAGATATACTTTCCGATTCAACAGCGAATGATTTTCGGGAATCATACTCAACCCCATTGCCATAACGTTCTTCTTCAGCAATGATTTTATTGATGAATTTCAACACATCATCACTGCCTTCACACAACAGGGCCAGCCGACCCAACAGGTTTTGCATCTCCCTGATATTGCCGGGCCAGGAAAGTTCGGTAAAACGTTGCAGGCATGTTTCAGGCAGCAAAAACGGTTTTTTGCCGAATTTTTGCTGCATTTCCTTAAAAATCACCTGTGCCAGCTCCGGTATATCCTCCTGGCGGTCCTGAAGACGGGGCAAGGTAATACAAAGTTGGTTGAGGCGGTAATAGAGATCCGGGCGAAACCGCTGCTCTTGCAGGTCCTGGAAAATATTCTGATTGGCAGCCGCAACAATCTTGACATCGATCGGAATAATCTGAGCACCGCCAATCCGCATGACTTCCCTTTCCTGCAAAACCCGCAACAGTTTCGCCTGCAGATTCAAGGGAATGGTATTAATTTCATCCAGCAGGATAGTGCCGTTTTGGGCCAGCTCAAAAAGTCCCGGTTTTCCTCCCTTGCGCGCCCCGGTAAAAGCCCCCTCTTCAAAACCAAAAAGTTCGCTTTCCAGCAGATTTTCCGGCAGCACACTGCAGTTAATGGCTACATAAGGGCCTTTACGCCTGGGGCTGAGGTTATGAATTGACTGGGCAAGCACCTCCTTGCCGGTTCCGGTTTCGCCAATCAATAAAATCGTCAGGTCAACCTGGGCATATTTCCGGGCTGCCTCAATGATATCCTTGACTTTCTGACTGTTGCTGACCAGATGGTTAATGGTATATTGGGTTCTAAAGCCGCCCTTCCGCAAAGCTTTCCGGATTTTACTGTCCATTTTCTGAATTTCGGAAGCCCGGCGAAAAGTACTGGCTACGCCAATTATTTTACCATCGAGGATGATTGGCACATTATCAACCAGAATCTGCAGATCACCAATAACAATCAACTCATTTTCAATAGTTTTTCTGCCGTTCAGGATTGCAGTCATTTCCAATTCAGGAAAGTGTTCTGACACTCGCGAACCAATCATT
This region of Pseudomonadota bacterium genomic DNA includes:
- a CDS encoding sigma 54-interacting transcriptional regulator, giving the protein MKITIGFIYSFSTQVEMAREVINEFDEKPELVFGYGILDDAIPVARQMVANGAESIIAMGGTAKILEEQVSVPIIPIRVGILDIIKAVEIARNFSSQLAITSEIPVKGIDLIESLYQVSVKQIIFTDKNDFLYGLTKAVHDGCQVIIGKSKLAVELAEEYGAKGVLVTYDQDILREALSEALRLAVLSRREKEQYILLETIFDNLSEGIIVIDKNAVITRFNLAASQILKRLPREMIGSRVSEHFPELEMTAILNGRKTIENELIVIGDLQILVDNVPIILDGKIIGVASTFRRASEIQKMDSKIRKALRKGGFRTQYTINHLVSNSQKVKDIIEAARKYAQVDLTILLIGETGTGKEVLAQSIHNLSPRRKGPYVAINCSVLPENLLESELFGFEEGAFTGARKGGKPGLFELAQNGTILLDEINTIPLNLQAKLLRVLQEREVMRIGGAQIIPIDVKIVAAANQNIFQDLQEQRFRPDLYYRLNQLCITLPRLQDRQEDIPELAQVIFKEMQQKFGKKPFLLPETCLQRFTELSWPGNIREMQNLLGRLALLCEGSDDVLKFINKIIAEEERYGNGVEYDSRKSFAVESESISADILAGNVTLKEMEKNVIQKTLETCDHNISNTARALAVSRTTLYRKMKNLQVSDKK